CCACCTTGCAAATAGCTGCGCAGACCACCAGTCCTTTTGTGGCAGTAACAGTACGGAGAGAAGGTAGTGCTGGAGcataaggaaatattttagcagGTTATCTAATCATCTCTGCTATGTGCAAAATGATCCTGTCTCATCCAGTTCCCCAGCAAAGCCCATATATTACCTGCCTCTTCTGCTCTGTCATCCTAGGTTGGAATAGGTGGAAGTGGGATCTGCCCTCTCCCAAAAGGGCTGCTTTGTGCAAGGCAGGAGGAaaggtttttggttttatggTGATGATCTATGGGAGCGTTTGTCCCACTATAAAACTGTGCCTCTTTCTGCTCTGAATCTTTCCTTGTTTGGGGAACCACAGGTTGGGCTAGGTTTGTGCTATAGAGTATTTTCCTGTCGAGAAAGGCAAATTGGCCTTGTTGCAGCCTTTGCTTCTAGAACAACTAGGACCTGTATAAAAACATTTAGGAAGTATTTTGACAGGAACCAGTGTATCCCACAGGTCTTGTCAGCATTAAATCTGGGAGTGCAGAACCATTTGAGGGACCTCTCCTGGGAATAAATAGCTGGTTTCCAAggtcttttcctctttctttcaggAATCATTGCAGGTTCTCCTGTTCCCCCTGAGATCATGAGGACAATTATCACCAAGATGCACATGCCAGAGCTTGTGGTGAGTTGTGGTTGCTGCAAGGGGTGTTTGTTATGGTGAGATGCTGAGTTTGGGTGTCTCTGGACCAGAGTGGTCCCTGGCagtcctgagctgctgggatcAGGCTGAAGAGGGAAGgctcagaggagctggaagaCAGAAGTGGGGATTCTGCCTGGTTGCTGCTGGGGTGTCTGGGGAGGAAGCTTTGGAAGAAGACAAGGCATCACATTCAATGTCATTAAGTGAAATTCTGCTGCTCATTTAAAAACTTTTACTAACATTCAGTTGTACACACTGCCAGGATAATGATGGCAGAGGCAGTGCTGTTTTATGTTGGTGTGGGTGGATGCTTGTATTCCTCTTGCTGTGGAGCTGTCGAGTTTCTTTCCCCATCCTGGATTTCCTGTGGATGTAAACTCTCATTTCATGGTTTTTGTCATGTCTGAGTCAGGTCGTGGGCATGGTGCCATCCACATGTGCAGCACCAAATGCTGCATTGCCAGAAGGGCAGCACATGCTGGGCCACgtgtgctgcagctccaccGCGTGTCCCAGCACCCTGGGCCTGTGCAAGAGCCACCAGCATGTGCTGCATGTGGGGGAAAGGCCACCAGCAAGGGGGTCAGTGGCCCTCCAGGTGACACATCTCATAGGCAGGTCCTGCCATCTGCATGCGAATGGCTGAGCCAAAAAAGGACTATTTTGTTTTGCcctaaaggaaattaatttggtGCCACGCTGCTTCCCAAGGCTGAGGAAGCAGCCAGTAGTGATGGATAAACACGTGGGTCTGGGAGTCAGATTAGGCTGTTGTTGTTGGCAGACCCTGACTGCACCAGGGTTTTACGGGGACAGCTGTGTGCTCTGCCACAGACCAGGGGAATCCAGGGCATCCGTCCTGGAGCCGTCTTGGATGCAGCCAAGTATTTTTCCTGGATATGATGCTCTTAATGCCGAGCTGGAAACTCCAGGGACAGCCTTGGTGCCGCtgcttgaactctgtcaggtgACAGCTACCTATTTTTATAGTAAGCTTGAGTTTGGcctcacaaaatattttcaagcattACTGTGAGAGCCCAGGACTCATTAGGTGTCACATGTTCCTGTTGTGTAGCgagagaaataataaaaccctCCCAAACAGTTGCTCTGCCCATGGGATAAAGAGGATTAAGTCTATATTTGTGCCACTGGTCTCATGTTACTCCTGATCCCTTCAGCCctcagacagacacacagagactTGTTGAATTCATCTTTGCAGCAAGAGCTTTATACAGAAGATGTACATAAGAAAATATACAATTCGATTTCTATATAGGAGGCAGAGGAGTTTTCACCCTCTTAAAGGTCATTTACACTCAGTTACAGAGGAATAAATagacatatatttatataactCCTCAGGATTAAAAAACATAGTTGAGTTGCAACTGTGGCATTGTGATAGCCGTGACAATAAACCACAGTCACCCTGGTGTGCTGCTAGATCCTCTGGAGTAtgggtggggaggagaggaggggtgCCCAAGCCAACTGCACCGTGCACACCTTCTCCTCTTGGACGTCTTGGTGACCCCACAGAGTGGGAGGGAATCCAGTCTTCAGATGGCTCCAGTTCTGGGGGTTCCCAGTACTGCTTCCCATAAAGGATTTCTGGCCAATTTTGGGAGATTGTTGCCTCGGGGCCACCGGCTCTTGGTAACTGCTTCATCTGTCCCCTCAGCCCTGGCCTGCAGGGGTCCCCTCCATGGGAAGGCAGGGGAGTCTCTTTGCATGGGTTGAGATCAATTTTCCTTATCAAGCAGCTGGGGGAGGGATGCTCCTACCTTCCCActtgctccttctcctctggaATGGGAGAGACAGTGACCAGCTGTTTGATCAGGGACATGGGTTATGTTTCTTCTGGGAAAGATGACTGTGTTTTACTGGCAGGATCTAGCTTAGCTTGTCTTAGTATGGTCATGCATAgtttagttttttaaaaggcctcttttaaaatacatagatGTCAGAAAAGATTGAGAAGGTGGATTCCATCCTTGTGATCAGCAGAGAAGCAGGGATTCGGAAGAGGCTGGAGGTGTTCAGATACATTAGAAGTGTTTCCTGACAGGTAGGAGAAGCTCAAGGAAGGACTCGGAAGTCAGTAGTTTTCTGATGGTTGAAGTGACCGGTCACCAGGACGGGCCATGCTGGAGCCTGCCAGGGTTAAAAAAGAGGCAAGGCCACATCTTTAAGGGGATTTTTCAAGCAGAGCAGTAAACTTGTAAcatttgtctgtttgttttgaaatcagCGGATTAAGCCCATACTTGAAAGTGAAGAGTTTGGAGTCAAGGAGCTGTTACAACttgccagagcagaggaaatcGGTTAGTCCTGTCTCTGAGCTACTCTGACAACTCTCTGTGTGACTCCTGAGGATCTTACCCAAAGTGCTGATGGTCAGGGAGCACTTTCTTGGCAAAGGAAGGAAACCCAGAGCAAAATTTTCAAGAGTAGTGGACTATTTTGATGCCCTGGTTCTGAAAATCCAGGGCAGGTGGAGTTTTAGAAACTACCAAGCAGCTTTTTATCTTAAATTTAGTCAGTGACCCAAGTCAGTCCTCATCCCTGTAATACAGACCCCTGTATCTGACAGCTGCCTGGCTCTCAAGAGGTGCATGATGAAGTCAGAGTCCTTTCATAAGATTCATGCCCACCACACTGGAGTGGGTTTGTGTACCTGCGTTTTGGCACTGACACCTGAAGGCACCGAGCTTTGTCTCCTGCAAGACTGGAATAAATAGTTTTCAATTTCATGAGCCCCTGTAAACCTGTTTGAGGGAGCTGGATGGAAAgtgttacaggaaaaaaaacccaggtatTATTGTCATGGTTTTCTTACTCTCACCATGGAGGAGGGAACTGGGATTGAGTTCAGACAGGGAGAGAAGATTAAGAAGAGTCAGACCTGTAAATAAACTATGTTTAAGTACTGTGGTTtagaaaactgaagtttttcCATACTTAGAACAGAACTTTTCCTGCCCTGTATGGAATGACCGGTATTTCCATCTCCAATCCATAAAACCCTTTGGCACTACAAGAGAAATAACCACTTTAGaaaggcacagagaagctggTATAATCCCTGACATTTTGGTCAtaaatttcctttctccatCCTGTTGTGCATATCCTTAGTGAAGTGGGGACCAAATGGCCATAACATGGCACAATGAGCTCCTCTGTCCATACAGTGCAGTGCAGGATCACTGCACTTCCCTTAACAAATGAGCAAAGGTCCCTTTCCCAAGAGCTTACAAACTCACAGGCTCATTCGAAATCCTCTGGAATCTGTACAAACTCCAGCTCTATTCCTGGGATGGGAAAAACTAAAATGCTTGGGGTGGAGTGATGACAGTTGTGGCTTTTTTGCTCCTCTGTGGGCTGAATTTAATACCCTTGGTAGTTTCCAGCTGTGGAAGGTGTTTGTGTGATTGGTTTTCACAGTCGGTGTTTGCCTTGGTAGCTGTCAGCAAAAGCTCATTGCTGGAGGGGAAGGCAGCCCTGTCTCTGAATCACCTCCTGGCCCAGGACACCTTACCCAAAGAATATTTGCTGTCTTGAACCTCCCTCCTCTGGGATACTCATTTGAAGGCAAcagctgttgtttttaaatacctGACTGTCTTGGAGGGAATTGTAGTTGTGGAAAGGCAAGTGCTGGATGAAGAGCTGCTCCTTATGGAAGAGATCTATTTTCCTATGGGCTGGGCAGCCTGGGGCAAGACTTCCCAGCAATGTCCTGCCCTGGATTTCACACCAGACCTGGAGGAGCTTTATAGGGCAAAGGGCTGAGCATCTCCAGTTGgttagaaaaataaagcttgtgTGGTCCCAGCTCAGGGTAAGAGGGGACTAAATCCACCCTTGTTTTGATATACGGTGTTTATCCCTTTTGCACAACAATTACCTCCTGACTTGATATGGGGCTTTGTTGGTAGGACAGTGTGCATATCACCATGGTGCCTGAAGCATGATTGAGGCTTAAATCCTGCTACAGTGCagggcttttggtttttttcctaaagtacAACAATTGCTgcaaaaagagattaaattttttccatgttgCAATAGGAGCTCTGAAGATTTCAAAGTTATTCCGTGTGTGTTTTCAGGATCCTTACTTCTCtggtttatatttatttacatgttttgCCCTTGCTTTCTGCCCCAGGCCTGTCTTTAGCCCTGTGTTTGTTTCACAGAGTTGACTCCATCCCTGATGCTCCAGGCaggtgctctgctctgggagctcaTGGAGCCaggagatggagcagctctgagtgGAGACATTGGTGGGTGGATGGATGAGCTGCTGTGAGCCAAACCCTGGTGGCATTTAAGCCCGATGCCACAGAAGGTGCTGGGGCTTCTGGTGTGACTAAAAGGGAACCATCTTACGTGTTTAATGGCGGCTCCCCTTCCTGGACCTCTTGGTGGGCAGCTTGCAGGAGCGGAGGGCCGGAGTGTCCCTGATGGGCTGTCCCCGGTACTGCGCTGGTGTGGAGCAGGTGTCCTCAGCACGGGTGCGGTTGCCCTTCAGCCACCTGTGAcacagggaggaaagaaaagaggagctTAAAAAAGGCACAAACCATGGACATCAgagggcagggtggggagagagCTGCTGAGTGTGCCAGCAGTGTCCCGGCAGAGCTCAGGAGGCCCAAGGAGACCCCGGGGAGTGTGGGGTGGGACGGTGCCGTACTTGCGCAGAGGTGCCAGCTGGCAGTTGCAGTGCCAGGGGTTTTGGGAGATCGTCAGCATCTCCATTTTGTCAAAAGGGAAGTTTCGGGGCAGCTGGGTGAGCCGGTTGTTCTCCAGGTGGGCGGTTTTCAGCACGGTCACGCCGGCAAACGTGTTGTCTGCAAACTGAAGCACAAAGGTTCCTGGTGAGGAACGTGGAGTTGGGGAATGGGGACTTGGGACCTGAGGGCCTCTGTTCCAGACTTTGAGTGTCATTAGAACAAGGCACTGGgacatgttgcccagagaagttgtgaatgtgccatccctggaagtgttcaagggcaggttggacgggccttggagcaacctggtgtcCTTGCCCATGTCAAGGGGTTTTGGAAAGGGATcatctttaatgtcccttccaacccaggccatcCTATCATTCCATGAAGCATggagagagcaagagaaggAGCTGTGAACAGGGACCTGGCTTGCTGGAAGTTCTGTACACTTGAGAGGCAACAGACTGGTGGGCTTGTGGGTGATGGAGTCTCCTACAAGGAGCGCTGCATCCCAAATCCATGTGGGATTGTCTTTGCAGCCACATCCCTAAATAAATTGAAGTCTGgcagccttttttatttttgagccATACTTCTTCATTCtaaatgaagatattttctggTATATTCCTTTCTAAGGCTGGAAATCCTCCCAAGGCCTGTTGCCTTTCCTATCCTGGAGCGGCTGAAGGAGGGAGTGTTTGTGGCGTCTGAAGGGGCTGTAGACTTTGGCAGTGCCCAGGGTCTCCGAGTGGAAAGTTACACTTGGCATCTGAGCAATGTAGAAATACAGGCAGGTTTCCAGCACCTCAACCTCCtctatttttcctcatttccagtGGTTTTTTTGCAAGGGATGCTGTAAAGTTTGTCTTTTTGTGGTAGACAGGGAAGCTTTAAGGTAGAGCCTCCCTTAAGAAAGCTGCCAAAATGCAGAGAGAGGCTGTAGacctggctctgcagccctctcctcttttccccaaGGCCTCATCCCTGAAATTTTTCAGCCCATGGTTACTCAAGTTGGAAAGCTGTTGAAAGCAAACCCCTCAACAGAAACTTCCTTGGCAGTGATGGATGGAGAGGGGCTCCCTGACAAAGCACAACGCTCTTCTTGGCTTTGACAAACCATTTCTCCCCCCTCTCAAAGTGGGGGGAAAGCTTTCTCCAGAGGTTGGAGAGAACACTCACTAGGTGTTCCCAAagcctcccagcccagcacctgTGCTCCCATTTCTGAAAAGAACCTTGCTCTTCTCATGGACCATCAGGGTGTGTTCATGCTCTCTAAGCTGAAAACCTTGACAGAGGAAACACACTATTTTAAGCCGTGAACTTTTGTCATCTTCCAAATTAAGCATTGCTGGATGGGAGTAGAGCTTAGCTAGGAGACTCCCAGATCCCTGTAGCTGTTGGACAGTCAGCATTGCTGGCCTTCTCTGTCCAAAACTGAGCTGACCTTGGGAGGTTGTACTGTGCTGATAGCGGAGCTGCTCTGAGGGATGCTGGCACGCCATGCAAGGGGCGGGAGGGTTGGACAGTGGTGTTACTGTCTCAGCTGCTCattcctctcccagccccatgAGAAGAGTTCACATCTGCTGCTAACAGCTGCCGAGCCGCCTGCCAGAGCGTGtctttgggaagaaaagggTGATTTTTATCCCTTACTTAGATGGAGGATTGCTgctgttaatttattttacactgAATACGCAGACAGGGGTGCCTGTCTCATGCTGAGGTACGAGGAGGGTCCTGGCCTGTGCAACACAGCCCTGTGGGGTCCAGTGTGGGTCTGTGATGCTGGGGGGGAAGAGAAGCTCTGTGCTGGAGCCTGAGGGCTGTCCTTCCTTCTGCTCAAGTGTTATTTAGGCTGGGGTAGAATTGCATGGGTTTACACTTGATCAGCTCAAAAATCTTGCAGCCATGCAGGGAACAGCTAAGGACAGCACGTTTGTGAAGGAGAAAGAGCTGCAGTCAAGATGCCAGCAGCACTTGGAGCATTTGGTGGTGATTTCCTGGATCACGCGGCCTCTGTGATTAGATGTCTCTTAGCTGTGCAAAGTTCACACGTGGGCTGTTTGGGTATGAGGCCTTTGAGGatttaaagggaaaatgctgagctggaagATTTGTATTTACAAGCCCTGAAGCTGCAGAAGCCACACCTGTTAGTGCTCACCCCATAAACTGGTGTCCTGTtgggctgctggggaggaaagAAGGCACTGGCTGCACAAGAGCCTTTAAAGTTCCTGTCCACAGGTGGTCACTGTAAAAAACAAAGTCCTTTTTGCTGGCTAGAATTGCTTCGTGGCCAAACCAAGGATGCTTGTTTCCCTGGAACACCCCAGAGTCTAATTTCTTCAACACGTAACTTGCGACTCTGGTATCTCTAGCTAGTACAACATTATGCTGCAATATTTGACTGAATGTGCCTTAGAACTGAGTCTACAGAAATGCTGGGGCAGCACATCTAAGGTCTTGCCTAGTAAGGTCAATAGATTCTTTTCAAGTGTTAAGTTTGCTCAGTCCCATCCTGGAGAGGTTTATGTTCCGAGTGGACAAGGTCTTAGATACTGAACTATTTTTGAGCTGGTTTATTTAGTGTTGTTCTGCACCTGGACAAGCTGTAATTCCAGTTTTTGAGCTTTTTGGGATGTTATCCCTTTGAAAACTCTGGTGTGATGCATTTCTTGTAGCTTTCATGTGATCTGCTCATGCCCATGAGACTGAGTTGTGAAGAAATTCTCTTCTTCATCACATTTTCCTGCATGTGGTGGTGGGTGTTGCTTTGCCATGCAGTCCCAACCTGCCTCACCTGGATACTCTTTGGGCTTCCTGGCAGAGCATCATCCCAGAGAGAACTGTTCTGTTCTGCCTGCAGCACCCTCCCTTTCCAGCCATGGGGGACTCACCCAGGACATCAGGCTGCATCAGGGTGCTGTGCAGggttctgcagcactgcctggcttTTCAGAGGTCCTAACACAAGTGATTCCCTGAATGTGACGCtgctttctcacagaaaaaGGAGGGGGTTGTTTTGCCCTTTGGGATACCTGAAtgtcccttctcccctccagtGGGAACAGGGCCCCTTTGTAAGATGCTGCGAGACTTCTTTTTTAGAGAGCATCAATAAACAAACCTTTCCTTGTAACGTGTCAGgttgggaggcagcagggaggcgAAGATGAAGGTCTGTACCCCTACCTGTCTGCAGGGCAGGGGTAAGAAACCAGGACTATTCACAGATCCTCTGAGGAGTCTCCCTCTTCCAACCTACAGCAGGTACCTGGGCTGAGCAAAGGAGGCAGAGCAGTTCAGCTCTGCAAGGTGGAAGTGCCCTCCAGTACAAGGGACATGCTCACCTCTCATCCCTCACCTTGTTTCTGGGAGGAGGGGGGGTTCCTAATTGTCCTGGAGCATCCTAGGTACCTTTCTCAATGTCTGGTGTCACCTCCCAGCTTGGGAGGGAATGCCCTGCCTTGCATCCATCCAGGGGGCTTAATCAGATAATTTGGGCTTTCATAAATTACAGAAGGGTGGGGTGCTCACTCTCATCCCTCGCTTGAGCCAGACCTGcatctcccctctcctctgcaaGGGAGGGACAGCAAACCAAGGGCTTtgtaaaggagaagaaaaccaaGCCCCCTGTTTCTCATCTGGAGCaagtggaaagagaaaggaCTCACCTTCTTCAGTTTCATGTTGTCCAGGTGGAGTGTCTGCAGGTATCGCCCGAAGGACTGGAAGGCGTTGTCAGGGATGACCTCAATTGGGTTATGAGAAAGTTTCAGTTCCTCCAGCACTCTCAGCTTACTCATTGCATTCACAGGGTAGCTGCTCAGCTGGTTCTTGTCCAGGTGCAGGACAGCGAGGTTTTCTACATCCTCCATGGCCCCAGGTAGGAGGTTGGTGAGGGAGTTGTCAGAGAGGAAGAGCCAGCGCAGGTCTTTAGCCCCATTGAAAACCCCTGGTTTCAGCTCCCGGATTTTATTGCTGCCCAAGTGTAGGATGAAGAGGTTGACAAGAGGGGAGAGGAGCCCTTTGGATAGGTCTGGGATCTTGTTCTTGTCCAGGTACAAGTAGGTGAGATCAGAGAGATCATCGAAGGCTCCTGGCTTTATGACACTGATCTGGTTGTCAGTGAGATAGAGGTAGACCAGGCTCTTGAGCCCCCGGAAGGCTCCGGTGGAGATCTCCTTGATCCGTGAGCTCTGGAGGTGCAGGGACACCAGCTTTTTCATGTCACGGAAGCCGTTGGTTGGCAGGATGGGGAAGTTGTTCTTCTGCAGGTTGAGGAGCCGTGTCTGCTCGGGCACCTTGGGGATCTTCTTCAGCCCTGCGTTGTCACAGATGACGTGCTGCAGGTCTCCGCCgtggcagtggcagctgggggGACATGCCTGCGTGGTGGAGACAAGACATGCCAGCAGGCTGAGGACACCGAGGAAGAAGCCTGACCCCTTCATGGTCAGATCTGGAATTAAGTGTGGtgggaagagaagcaggaggaggagagagatggggtgggagagagagagagagtaacTGGGTTTGCAGCATACTGAACACAGCCCTATTTATAAtgttattaaaaagcaaaatccctTCCCACAAACCGCAGGCAGCAGCCAGTTGGAAACAACTGGCTTTGGGAACTTACTGT
The genomic region above belongs to Corvus cornix cornix isolate S_Up_H32 chromosome 18, ASM73873v5, whole genome shotgun sequence and contains:
- the CHAD gene encoding chondroadherin, with the translated sequence MKGSGFFLGVLSLLACLVSTTQACPPSCHCHGGDLQHVICDNAGLKKIPKVPEQTRLLNLQKNNFPILPTNGFRDMKKLVSLHLQSSRIKEISTGAFRGLKSLVYLYLTDNQISVIKPGAFDDLSDLTYLYLDKNKIPDLSKGLLSPLVNLFILHLGSNKIRELKPGVFNGAKDLRWLFLSDNSLTNLLPGAMEDVENLAVLHLDKNQLSSYPVNAMSKLRVLEELKLSHNPIEVIPDNAFQSFGRYLQTLHLDNMKLKKFADNTFAGVTVLKTAHLENNRLTQLPRNFPFDKMEMLTISQNPWHCNCQLAPLRKWLKGNRTRAEDTCSTPAQYRGQPIRDTPALRSCKLPTKRSRKGSRH